From Ipomoea triloba cultivar NCNSP0323 chromosome 5, ASM357664v1, the proteins below share one genomic window:
- the LOC116019355 gene encoding 2-oxoglutarate dehydrogenase, mitochondrial-like, with the protein MTWFRAGSRVAKLAVRRALSQHGSPLPRTRILPQYSRYFHATALRPKAQSAPVPRPVPLSKLTDSFLDGTSSVYLEELQRAWEQDPNSVDESWDNFFRNFVGQATTSPGISGQTIQESMRLLLLVRAYQVNGHMKAKLDPLDLEERQIPDDLDPASYGFTEADLDREFFLGVWSMSGFLSENRPVQTLRAILTRLEQAYCGRIGYEYMHIPDRDKCNWLREKIETPTPTEYNRERREVMLDRLMWSTQFENFLATKWTAAKRFGLEGCETLIPGMKEMFDRAADLGVESIVIGMSHRGRLNVLGNVVRKPLRQIFNEFSGGTKPVDEAGYVGTGDVKYHLGTSYDRPTRGGKRIHLSLVANPSHLEAVDPVVVGKTRAKQYYTNDVDRTRNMGVLIHGDGSFAGQGVVYETLHLSALPNYTTGGTIHIVVNNQVAFTTDPRSGRSSQYCTDVAKALNAPIFHVNGDDVEAVVHACELAAEWRQTFHSDVVVDIVCYRRYGHNEIDEPSFTQPKMYKVIRNHPSALEIYQKKLLESGNVTKEGIEKIQKKINSILNEEFVASKDYVTQKRDWLSAFWSGFKSPEQLSRVRNTGVKPEILKNVGKSITTLPENFKPHRAVKRIFDDRNKMIETGEGVDWALGEALAFATLLVEGNHVRLSGQDVERGTFSHRHSVLHDQETGEQYCPLDHIMLNQNEEMFTVSNSSLSEFGVLGFELGYSMENPNALVLWEAQFGDFANGAQVIFDQFLSSGEAKWLRQTGLVVLLPHGYDGQGPEHSSARLERFLQMSDDNPYVIPEMEPTLRKQIQECNWQVVNVTTPANYFHVLRRQIHRDFRKPLIVMSPKNLLRHKDCKSNLSEFDDVQGHPGFDKQGTRFKRLIKDQNDHSDLEEGIRRLVLCSGKLYYELDEERKKVSGKDVAICRVEQLCPFPYDLIQRELKRYPNAEIVWCQEEPMNMGAYNYIAPRLCTAMKALGRGTMDDIKYVGRAPSAATATGFYQVHVKEQTEIVQKALQPNPINYPF; encoded by the exons ATGACGTGGTTTAGAGCTGGGTCAAGAGTGGCAAAGCTTGCTGTTAGAAGGGCTTTGTCACAGCATGGTTCACCTCTTCCCAGAACTCGTATCCTTCCAcagtatagtagatattttcATGCAACTGCTCTCAGGCCAAAGGCACAGTCTGCTCCTGTCCCAAGGCCTGTACCATTATCCAAGTTGACTGATAGCTTCTTAGATGGGACGAGCAGCGTGTATCTTGAGGAGCTTCAGCGGGCTTGGGAGCAAGATCCGAATAGTGTTGATGAGTCATGGGATAACTTCTTCAGGAATTTTGTTGGCCAAGCCACCACATCCCCGGGGATTTCTGGCCAAACAATTCAAGAAAGTATGCGCCTCTTGTTGCTCGTGAGAGCTTATCAGGTCAATGGTCACATGAAAGCTAAATTAGACCCATTGGACTTAGAGGAGAGACAAATTCCAGACGACTTAGATCCTGCTTCTTATGGGTTCACTGAAGCTGATCTTGATAGGGAATTCTTTCTTGGTGTGTGGAGTATGTCTGGCTTCTTGTCTGAAAACCGTCCTGTGCAAACATTGAGAGCCATATTGACACGGCTTGAGCAGGCTTATTGTGGAAGGATTGGTTATGAGTACATGCACATTCCTGATCGTGATAAATGTAATTGGCTGAGGGAAAAGATTGAGACTCCAACACCAACAGAATACAATCGTGAGCGACGTGAGGTTATGCTTGATAGACTGATGTGGAGCACTCAGTTTGAGAACTTCTTGGCTACGAAGTGGACAGCTGCAAAGAGGTTTGGCCTTGAAGGTTGTGAGACCTTAATTCCTGGAATGAAGGAGATGTTTGATAGGGCAGCAGATCTAGGTGTAGAAAGTATAGTAATTGGGATGTCGCATAGAGGAAGACTAAATGTCTTAGGTAATGTTGTTCGGAAGCCACTTCGGCAGATCTTTAATGAGTTTAGTGGTGGTACAAAACCCGTTGATGAAGCTGGTTATGTGGGAACTGGTGATGTAAAGTATCACTTGGGAACTTCTTATGATCGTCCAACTagaggtgggaaaagaattcaTCTGTCATTGGTTGCAAATCCAAGCCACTTGGAAGCTGTGGACCCTGTTGTAGTTGGAAAAACTAGAGCAAAGCAGTATTATACTAATGATGTGGATAGGACCAGAAACATGGGTGTTTTGATTCACGGTGACGGTAGCTTTGCAGGGCAAGGTGTTGTCTACGAGACATTGCATCTTAGTGCTCTTCCAAACTACACAACTGGTGGAACAATACACATTGTTGTAAATAACCAAGTGGCCTTTACAACTGATCCTAGGTCTGGAAGATCTTCTCAATACTGTACTGATGTTGCCAAAGCCTTGAATGCCCCAATTTTTCATGTCAATGGTGATGATGTTGAGGCTGTAGTACATGCTTGTGAACTTGCTGCAGAGTGGCGTCAAACATTCCACTCAGATGTTGTTGTTGATATTGTCTGTTATCGGCGATATGGACATAATGAAATAGATGAACCATCTTTTACCCAACCAAAAATGTACAAG GTCATCCGAAATCATCCTTCAGCATTGGAGATCTATCAAAAGAAACTTCTAGAGTCTGGTAATGTGACAAAGGAGGGTATTGAAAAGATACAGAAAAAGATTAATTCAATCCTCAATGAGGAATTTGTTGCTAGCAAAGACTATGTTACGCAAAAGAGAGATTGGCTTTCAGCCTTTTGGTCTGGTTTTAAGTCTCCTGAACAGCTTTCACGTGTCCGAAATACAGG TGTGAAACCGGAGATCCTGAAAAATGTTGGAAAATCAATCACTACCCTTCCAGAAAATTTTAAGCCTCATAGAGCTGTGAAAAGGATTTTTGATGACCGCAACAAGATGATTGAAACAGGGGAAGGTGTTGACTGGGCACTAGGTGAAGCACTTGCTTTTGCAACACTTCTTGTGGAAGGAAATCATGTAAGGTTGAGTGGCCAGGATGTTGAAAGAGGTACCTTTAGTCACAGGCATTCTGTTCTCCATGACCAAGAGACAGGTGAGCAGTACTGTCCTCTGGATCATATCATGTTGAACCAAAATGAAGAGATGTTCACCGTAAGCAACAG CTCTCTTTCGGAATTTGGTGTTCTGGGATTTGAATTGGGTTATTCCATGGAAAATCCAAATGCATTGGTTCTCTGGGAAGCCCAATTTGGTGATTTTGCCAATGGAGCACAAGTGATTTTTGACCAATTTTTAAGCAGTGGGGAGGCAAAGTGGCTGCGCCAGACAGGGTTAGTTGTGCTTTTACCACATGGTTATGATGGGCAAGGCCCTGAGCATTCCAGTGCACGTCTGGAACGCTTTCTTCAG ATGAGCGATGATAATCCATATGTTATCCCTGAGATGGAACCAACCCTAAGAAAGCAAATCCAGGAATGCAATTGGCAGGTGGTGAATGTTACTACTCCTGCCAACTATTTCCATGTACTGAGACGACAA ATTCATAGGGATTTCCGTAAACCTCTCATTGTGATGTCTCCAAAGAACTTGCTTCGTCACAAGGACTGCAAGTCAAATCTATCTGAGTTTGATGATGTTCAAGGGCACCCCGGTTTTGACAAACAAGGCACCAGATTTAAGCGTCTCATCAAGGATCAGAATGACCATTCAGATCTGGAGGAGGGTATTCGACGTCTGGTTCTTTGCTCAGGGAAG TTATACTATGAGCTTGATGAGGAGAGAAAGAAAGTTAGTGGAAAAGACGTTGCAATTTGTAGGGTTGAGCAACTTTGTCCTTTCCCATATGACCTCATCCAACGTGAATTGAAGCGATATCCAA ATGCGGAAATAGTTTGGTGCCAGGAAGAGCCCATGAACATGGGCGCTTATAATTACATTGCACCGCGCCTGTGTACTGCCATGAAAGCCCTTGGCAGAGGCACTATGGATGACATTAAGTATGTTGGCCGTGCTCCTTCAGCTGCCACAGCTACCGGTTTCTATCAGGTTCATGTTAAAGAGCAGACCGAGATCGTCCAGAAAGCCTTGCAACCAAATCCAATTAATTATCCATTCTGA